Proteins encoded together in one Bombus affinis isolate iyBomAffi1 chromosome 2, iyBomAffi1.2, whole genome shotgun sequence window:
- the LOC126913938 gene encoding uncharacterized protein LOC126913938: MSLRQLLRVLLKRASPVMYATSFTFVNQPETNKPTENDKLQFEPVDVKKLTPEYMIQQSTIDAVNSATQSLTVTYTAIMKISKEYKELLHELITLSRETLEFNVSDSHWDMIVELRSQVQSKKEILTKLTGYIEYVHKMAVAASELSYLSGLDNLSFTLTQRIDDALRIIKEEVNHIMILEQEYCGVQKECIKNSSKINNESTDKEKPNEFI; encoded by the exons atgTCGTTGCGTCAACTTCTGCGTGTATTATTGAAAAGAGCTAGTCCTGTTATG TATGCTACTAGCTTTACATTTGTAAACCAACCAGAAACTAATAAACCCACAGAAAATGATAAATTACAATTTGAACCTGTTGATGTAAAAAAATTAACTCCTGAATATATGATACAACAATCAACTATAGATGCTGTTAACAGTGCAACTCAATCATTAACTGTTACATATACAGCAATAATGAAAATAAGTAAAGAATACAA ggAATTGTTACATGAATTAATTACCCTTTCAAGGGAAACCTTAGAGTTTAATGTTAGTGATTCACATTGGGACATGATAGTTGAACTAAGGTCACAAGtacaaagtaaaaaagaaatcttaact AAGTTAACAGGATATATTGAATATGTTCATAAAATGGCAGTAGCTGCTTCAGAATTAAGTTACTTGTCAGGATTGGATAATTTGTCTTTCACTCTTACTCAGAGAATAGATGATGCATTGAGGATTATAAAGGAAGAAGTTAATCATATTATGATACTTGAACAAGAATACTGTGGTGTACAAAAAGAatgtataaaaaatt ccagtaaaataaataatgaatCCACAGATAAAGAGAAACCAAATGAATTCATCTAG
- the LOC126913945 gene encoding N-alpha-acetyltransferase 38-B, NatC auxiliary subunit: protein MKEGHNVSNITNDDYIHENGEAVNTEESPAKQKLRGWLNRNLRIKMTDGRILIGAFLCTDRDANVILGSCSEFLSEDHTEARTLGLVMIPGRHIVTIHLDA from the exons ATGAAAGAAGGGCATAACGTGTCTAATATAACAAATGATGATTATATTCACGAAAATGGAGAG GCTGTTAATACAGAGGAATCTCCAGCAAAGCAAAAATTACGTGGATGGCTAAATCGAAACTTAAGAATAAAAATGACAGATGGGCGTATTTTAATAGGTGCATTCTTATGTACTGACCGTGATGCCAATGTGATTTTAGGATCATGTTCAGAATTTTTATCAGAGGATCACACAGAAGCAAGAACTCTTGGTTTAGTAATGATACCTGGTAGACATATTGTAACAATACATCTTGATGCTTGA